The Sphingobium aromaticiconvertens genome has a segment encoding these proteins:
- a CDS encoding DUF6961 family protein: protein MVLTDWEIWACAQQVIKQHGAKAPAYVATRIGQLAADGDLNGVQAWQAIAARVDQLMDYRTGRPLSRQ from the coding sequence ATGGTGCTGACCGACTGGGAGATATGGGCCTGCGCGCAGCAGGTCATCAAGCAGCACGGTGCGAAAGCTCCCGCGTATGTCGCGACCCGGATTGGGCAACTCGCTGCCGACGGTGATCTGAACGGCGTGCAGGCATGGCAGGCCATCGCGGCCCGCGTCGACCAGTTAATGGATTATCGGACCGGCAGGCCGCTTAGTCGACAATGA